CGGCACGACGTTTTGGTTTGATCTACCGCTTGCTGACGAAGAAACTCAGCAATAAAAAAACGCGCCCAAAGCGCGTTTCGATTAAGAATTGACAATAAGCTCTGAAGGCTCAATATCATCATCTTCGTTTTGAATTCGGTCATAAATTTCTTCGCGATGAACAGACACATCACGTGGCGCCTCGATTCCAAGGCGAACTTGGTTGCCTCGGCACCCTAGAACGCTGACAACGACGTCATCGCCAATTACCAGTCTTTCACCAATTTTTCGGGTTAGGATCAACATCACTCACTCCATGAATCTAGTTCGGCAATAACAAACCACTGTGTTATTACCCCATTGAGCTTATTATCATCTTCTAGACACTAATTTAATATCCGAAAGACCACCTAATTAGTAAGCAATTACTCGCAGAGATTTGACTCAGGTATTGATGGGATAGCCCTCGAGACAACCGCTGCCTACGCCTAAATATCTTTGAATCGGTCAATCTCGGAAAGATCTAGCGAAAATTCCTCGGCTACCTTATCAAGAAAACCCTGCCACGATTGTTCAATTGCCGCTTTGGTCTCCGTCCACTTTTCAGTTCGCCCTGCTTTCGCATCTCGATCTACCGCAGTGACCAACTGAGCCAGTCGCTTCGCGCCCACCATTGGTGCCGTGCCTTTTATACGGTGTGCTGAACCCTGCAGCTGATTGGCATCCCCCATCAACTCCGCGTGTTTCATTACCACTAAGTCGGCATGTGTTGAGCGAAGAAATTCCATCAATAAATTTTCGAGTAAGGCCGGATCATCCACCAATGTCTTCAGCTCACCAAAATCTGCGACGGGCGCTATCTTTTCCTGAGCCGTATCGGCACGCGAATTCAACGTGGCGGCGACATTTTCGTGCGGTGCGGCAGTTTCGACTGACGCCCTCTCTATTGGCGCTATTTGTTGAGGTTGAAGTTGGGACTGTTGCTCACTTCTCGACTCCAACCTCTCATGGTCATTGCGCTGGTCGATAACGTCAGTTTGGCTACTCTCGTCGGTATTCGATAGATATTTCGCCAACTCATCGCGAAGCATCCGTAGCGAAAATGGTTTAGGTAAGTAACCGCTAAAACCGAGCTCTAAACAGCGTTCTCGCTCACCATCGAGGGCATTCGCCGTCGTCGCGATAATGGGGCGCGCGGGCAAACCTCTTTCCAGCTCATCGGCCCTAATTCTTTGCACGAGTTCATAACCATCCATTTCTGGCATATGGCAGTCGGACAGAATCAAATCGTATTGCTGCGAAGACATCGCTGCTAAGGCCTCAACGCCATTATCTGCAACATCTGCGACGAGACCGATTCGAGCGAGTTGAGCCAAGGTCACCTTCTGATTCGTAGGGTGATCTTCCACTAATAGTAACTTGGCACTCACCAGAGGCCTCACCGACTCGACTAATGGAACCGATTCGATGGCCGGGAGTGCGCAGGGTTGAGCGGGGAAACGGAATGTTGCTACCGTACCGCGTGGATTGTTGGGCCGAATGGTTAGCTCGCCGCCCATTAGATCGACTAGACGCTTACAGATCGATAATCCTAGGCCTGTGCCTCCGAATCGTCTCGATGTACTCGACTCAGCCTGCTGAAATGGCGCGAAAATTGTTTCAAGCTGATCAGGATCAATACCGATACCCGTATCGATAACTTTAATATTCAGCCAACACTCAATATCGGTGCTCATCGAGAAGACAATATCCACTTTCCCCTGTTCAGTGAATTTCAGCGCATTGCCAAGCAAGTTCATAAGCACCTGACGAACACGTGTCTGATCCAACATAAAGCCAGTGGAAGGCCTCTCATGAAAGACAAGATTAAACTGCAAACCTTGTTTAGAAGCTACCGGCCCTAGCGCCTGGTGAGCGTGGGTGATCAAGGCCACTACATCAACAGGAATCCGTTCGATATTTAGCTTACCCGCATCGATCTTAGAGAAATCGAGTACATCGTTAATAATCTCCAGGAGACTCTCGCCAGAAGAACGAACGGTGTGGAGTTGATCCTGCTGGTCTTCGTCTAGCCTGGACTGCGCCAAGACCTCCAACATACCCAGCACGCCATTCAACGGAGTACGAATTTCGTGACTCATGGTTGCTAAAAATGAGGATTTCGCATCCGCTGCACTCTCAGCAATTTCCCGCGCTGCGATCAATTCACTCTCCGCTTTCTGACGAGCCTTTACTTCGTGCCGTAAACGTTGGTTCCAGAGAAAAATACCAATAAAGAAGCCAGCAATAACCAGCCCAAATACACCTAGATAACGATAGAAACGAACGCGATCAAGGCCGTAGTCGTATTGAACCCTAAACCACCGATTTCTAGCCGTTGTAAGCTCTTCTTCAGTGACTGTCGCCAACCCTTTATTTAGGATACTGACGAGCTCCGGTTGATCATTTCGAACTGCTAAATGGACAGGAGGCTCTCCCAGATCAATCGGTGTTGCGACTTTCAGGTTGCTATGATTACCCCGGTCAATTTCATAACTAGCATTCAGCGAGTTACCTACAAAGGCGAAGGCCGTCCCATTGGCAACGAGACTCAGGGCATCCTGAACGTTATTAGTAAACAGGATTCGAGCTTGGGGAACGGCTTTCTGCACTTCTTCGGAAACACGCCAACCACGCTGTAAGGCTACTAATTTATATCTAAGATCCCCGAGATTTCGAACATTGACGTCTCTTCGCGTCACAATGACATCGTTGGTGGTGTAGTAAGAATCCGTGAAGGATAAGTATTCACTGCGGTCATCCGTCCGCACTACACTCGTTAGAATGTCAGCATCCTTTTTCTCTAAACTTTCTAAACCATCAGCCCAACTTTCAACGCGCTGAATTTCAAAGACTAATCCTGTCCGTTCGCTCAGCAGCCTGAGCAAATCAAGATCAATCCCAGACAAAGCATCTCGGTTATCGAAGTAGAACGGTGCGTAGGGGTCCTCTGGAAAAACAACGCGAATTGGACCACTCGACTCAACAAAGTTGGTTTCTCTCTCATTCAGCCCAATACCACTGTTGACGGTATGAAAGTAGCGAGCACTTGAACTATCAATTTGAGCGACTTCTATCTCTGCTAATCGCTCCCTAGGGATGAGATCGAAGCCTCGGTCAATCAATAGCCGCAGGTCCGTTCTGTTACTACGCACCACAGGGTAAAGTAGGCTGAAGGCGCGAAAGTTTTGATCCGAGACAATACCGTGATCCAACTGCGCTGCCAAAAAGCGCTCAGCCGCAATGGAAGAGCCGACCATCGCAACGTCAGCTTCGCCCGTCACCAGTGCTTGCATCGCCTCTTGATCGTTACCAACAATAATAAGTTGGTTATCCACACGATTCGCAAAACGTGTAAATTCAGGCGAATATTGCAGCATGGGGGTGGTAACAAGTCGTATTCCTGTGGCCTCAGGGTTAATTCCCACTGTGTGATATAGCCCGACTGAAATTCCATAATACGGTTTCACTTTCTTTAACACCGCAGAAGGCAGATATTCACCTAAAACACTAAGGTAGATATCGACATCACCAAATGCTACCGCTCTGGTTCCAGTATCTATCTCCATGGCGATAAAATTCAGTTCAACGCCCTGTCGCTGAGCCCACTCACGCCATAAATCAACGACGACTCCACGGGGATTCGCGCTATCTCTTAAGTCTAAATACGGTGGGAAGTATTCGGGAGCTGCGACGCGATATTCAGGTAGATCCGGCTGCGAGCTAACCGAAGTGTTAGCGAATAGCGAAACGACTGTCAGCCCAAAAATAATTACATAGTGCTGAAGTTTAGTCATCCTCGCCTCGCTTAGTTGCCAATCGCTTAGCGGTCTGTCGCTTCGCCGACATCGACGCACCGCAGTGTCTGCAATAATTCGCATCTTTTTCATGACCGAATCGACCACAATGGGGGCAGCTAAACGCACTGCGATGATTTGACTTTAGCTCACTGGCCAAGCTGGCAGTAAACACCCCGGTAGGGACTGCAATGATGGAATAACCGGTCAGCATCACCAGCGTTGAGACCGACTTGCCGATTGCCGTCTGAGGAGTGATGTCGCCGTAGCCGACCGTGGTAATCGTGACAACAGCCCAATAGATTCCCTCAGGAATTGAATTAAAACCGTGTTCTGGCCCCTCAATTACGTACATCGTTGAACCAAATACCGTAGCCAGAATAGCAACAATTAAGAAGAAAATGAAAATCATCTTACTCGACTGCTGAATGGCACGAATCAACAGCTGTTCCTCAACAAGAAACTCTGTTAATCGCAGTATTCGAAATAGCCTCAACACTCTAAGTACTCGCACCACGACAAGATGAGCCGCGGACGGATCAACCCATAGAAAGAGGATTGGTAAAAGGCTTAGAAGGTCAATAATTCCATAGAGTGACTTGACGTAACCCCAGCGATTTGGCGAAACCCAAATTCGTGTAGCGTACTCAATGGCGAAGATTAGAGAAAATATGATTTCTGCCAACAGAAACACATCATGGAACTCTACATGATACTGCTCAACCGAATCTAAGACCGCGACCACGAAGCTCGCAATAATAAGGCTCAATAACGTCAAATCGAACAGTTTGCCTGCCGAGGTATCGGTACCGAAAATGATGACGTATAAACGTCGCCTTAATTCCATTATTGCTCCAGCTTTGCCTTTAATCTTATGAGTGTAGTTTAAACCAGTTATACTAGTTGCCAAAGCATGTAATCTAAAACTGAGACAAATTTATGTTCTTTCTAAAACCACGCAACGCTCGCTGTCCCCATTGCGGTATAAATTTCTTAACCGACTTTCGCAGCAGCGAAAAAAATCGAGCCGCAATGAAAAGCGGGGCACCGTTAGAATGTCCAGAGTGCCATCAAGCATCCAATTACCCTCGCTATGCCGACTGGGTATTTGGCCTTGGCTTACTGACGGCAGTGTTATTCATGCCGCTCGCGTTTCAAGAAGTCATTACCTTCGTTAGCGTGCCGGTTCTCGCTTTTATCGCAACGGGTTTAGTCATTACTGGGAGCGCGTTACGCCGATTACATAAAGTCTGATTTAGAGTCTACACTAATTGCAATATCAATTAATGGTGAGACAATGCAATGACGCTAGCTGTCATTCATATATGGATGCTTGTTTTTTGTGGCGGAGCCGCGGCCCTAGCAGGGATGATGCTAATACAAACTTCTGCAGTGAGCCATCGCAGTTCGGCCAGACTTCGGTGTGACTTACTAGATCAAGCGGCAATTCTAATTGGCACTTCTGCTTCCGTTGCTCAGCTTTGCCTTGCTCGTCATCTCCGTGCTCAACTCACCACACACTTAGACGTTTTAGGTGAAAACCTAGTCCGCTTACAGCAACTGAGTACGCGATTACAACTTACCGGGGAAGATGATGCGGTAGAGGTTATTAATAAATCACAACTGCTATTATCTCGAGCCTACAATCACTGCCTGAACGATGAGGATTCACAAGTTATTTCCATCGTGGCAAAATTCCAAACAGTCATCGAGCGACGCAAGCAGCATGCGCTTGATATCATCAACACGCGCTATCAACAGGCGTTAACCGAGCTCTAATTATGCACTCTCTCAGCTTTGGCAGCTGGCCTTCCAAGATCTCTGCAGCAACCTTAACCGCTGCTAATCGCTCGGTTAATTATCCTCAAGTTTGTGACGATGTCCTCTATTGGCAGGAATCGGTAGCTGACGAGCGTCGAACGACGGTCTGTGCCATGGTTGAGGGGGAGTGTGTCAGCGTGCTTAAGACACCCTACGGGATTGGCACTAAGGCCAATATCTACGGTGGGCAGTGTTGGACACCAACACCGCACGGATTGATTTTTGTGAATAAAGGCGATCAGAAGATATACCTTAGCAACGACCACCGGGTCATCAATATCTCTCCAAAGTCTGAAGCCTATTATGCCGATTTTCATTATTGTTCGGCGCTGGATTGCGTAGTGTTTATTGGTGAGCATCCCTCGGAAGCAGGTCAACCAGAGGCCACGATCGAGTTCATCCACTTGCTCACTGGTGAGCATCGGGAGCTTTATCGCACCGACAACTTCTGTGCGGCTCCCACTGTTTCTGAGAACGGAGAGCGCATCGCCTGGATGAGCTGGTCGAAGGATACGATGAACTGGGACGCCTCAACTATTTCCCTTGCCGATTTCCGTAACGGCAGCCTAAGTAAACCTACCCGACTAGAGGAATGCCCCCGCGACGGGGTATTTCAGCCTCGCTTTTACGATAACAGCCTCTGGTACTGTAACGATCGCAGCGGTTGGTCGAAACTTTACCGACACTCCTTAACGACTGGCGATGAAGATGTCGCGGTTGAACTCGATCGAGATATTGGCAGGCCACTCTGGCTCTATGGCTGGAGTAGCTATTGCTTCAACGCCAATAAGGTTTACTCACTATCCGCTCGGGAGGGCGTTACCCAGCTTTGGCACGCTTCGCTTGCAGGCAAAAAGCCGGAAATGATTGAACTCCCCTTTTCTCAACTTGAAGCACTGCACGCCTTCGAAGACGGTGTGGCATTTATCGCTTCAAACTGGTGTACCTTGCCAACGCTCTGTACTTGGAGCCCAAGTAAAGGCTTAATTAAACTCCGTATGAGCGCATTTGAGCCGACTGAAATCGAATGGATATCCAAACCGGAACATCTTTGTTTTCCAACCACGGATGACTCCCAGGCTTATGGATATTTCTATCCGCCGAAGAATCCACACTACAGAGGAATTGAGCGCAGTTTACCACCGCTGATTGTCATGGCGCATGGAGGGCCGACGGCGGCCAATTCCGAGACCATTAATTATAAAATTCAGTTTTGGACGAGTCGTGGCTACGCGGTGATGGATGTAAATTATCGCGGATCGATAGGCTATGGGCGCCACTACCGAGAGTCGCTCAACGGCTTTTGGGGGCGTCGTGACGCAGACGATGTGATTGCCGCGGCAAACTTTCTCATCAAAAGTGGTCGAGTCCATCCTAATCAAGTCGCGATAAAAGGAAGTAGCGCCGGTGCCTACACACTACTTCAAGCGCTTCGGCGAACATCACCCTTTAAGGCTGCTGCCTGTCATTATGGCATTGGTGATCTGTTCGCCCTAGAAGCGGAAACTCACAAATTTGAAGCGGGTTATAATCGTACTCTCATCGGTCAACTTCCCGAGAGTGAAGCGGTTTACCAACAGCGATCACCACTGTTTCATGCCGACGAAATTAACTGTCCGATTATCTTCTTTCAGGGTTTGGATGACGAGGTCGTGAAGCCGGAACAAACTGAGTTGCTAGCCGCAGCATTGGATAAGCGCTCCGTTCCCCACGCCGCGCTCTACTTTAGTAACGAGGGCCATGGTTTTCGCCAAGCCGACACCATAGATCAGGTGTTAAAGGCTGAACATTGGTTCTACTCACAGCGTTTGGGCTTTGATATAGATTCTAGCGATCTACCCAAAATGGGTAGCGCCAAGAATGAGGTAACTCTGCACCATGGGTAGATGGCGACCACCGGGCGAAAAGAAGTCAAATTACATTACCATTGAGGGCGCAGAGCTGATGACTCAGGAGTTACGTCAGCTTTGGAAAGTAGAGCGCCCTCAAGTCACAGCCGTGGTATCGGCCGCCGCCAAGAATGGGGATCGATCGGAAAATGGTGACTATATTTACGGTAAAAAGCGACTGCGAGAGATAGATAGTCGCGTCAGATATCTCACTAAGCGCTTAGACGCTGTGACGATAGTGGATAGAAAACCTACGGACTC
This window of the uncultured Umboniibacter sp. genome carries:
- the csrA gene encoding carbon storage regulator CsrA translates to MLILTRKIGERLVIGDDVVVSVLGCRGNQVRLGIEAPRDVSVHREEIYDRIQNEDDDIEPSELIVNS
- a CDS encoding transporter substrate-binding domain-containing protein, whose product is MTKLQHYVIIFGLTVVSLFANTSVSSQPDLPEYRVAAPEYFPPYLDLRDSANPRGVVVDLWREWAQRQGVELNFIAMEIDTGTRAVAFGDVDIYLSVLGEYLPSAVLKKVKPYYGISVGLYHTVGINPEATGIRLVTTPMLQYSPEFTRFANRVDNQLIIVGNDQEAMQALVTGEADVAMVGSSIAAERFLAAQLDHGIVSDQNFRAFSLLYPVVRSNRTDLRLLIDRGFDLIPRERLAEIEVAQIDSSSARYFHTVNSGIGLNERETNFVESSGPIRVVFPEDPYAPFYFDNRDALSGIDLDLLRLLSERTGLVFEIQRVESWADGLESLEKKDADILTSVVRTDDRSEYLSFTDSYYTTNDVIVTRRDVNVRNLGDLRYKLVALQRGWRVSEEVQKAVPQARILFTNNVQDALSLVANGTAFAFVGNSLNASYEIDRGNHSNLKVATPIDLGEPPVHLAVRNDQPELVSILNKGLATVTEEELTTARNRWFRVQYDYGLDRVRFYRYLGVFGLVIAGFFIGIFLWNQRLRHEVKARQKAESELIAAREIAESAADAKSSFLATMSHEIRTPLNGVLGMLEVLAQSRLDEDQQDQLHTVRSSGESLLEIINDVLDFSKIDAGKLNIERIPVDVVALITHAHQALGPVASKQGLQFNLVFHERPSTGFMLDQTRVRQVLMNLLGNALKFTEQGKVDIVFSMSTDIECWLNIKVIDTGIGIDPDQLETIFAPFQQAESSTSRRFGGTGLGLSICKRLVDLMGGELTIRPNNPRGTVATFRFPAQPCALPAIESVPLVESVRPLVSAKLLLVEDHPTNQKVTLAQLARIGLVADVADNGVEALAAMSSQQYDLILSDCHMPEMDGYELVQRIRADELERGLPARPIIATTANALDGERERCLELGFSGYLPKPFSLRMLRDELAKYLSNTDESSQTDVIDQRNDHERLESRSEQQSQLQPQQIAPIERASVETAAPHENVAATLNSRADTAQEKIAPVADFGELKTLVDDPALLENLLMEFLRSTHADLVVMKHAELMGDANQLQGSAHRIKGTAPMVGAKRLAQLVTAVDRDAKAGRTEKWTETKAAIEQSWQGFLDKVAEEFSLDLSEIDRFKDI
- a CDS encoding ion transporter, with amino-acid sequence MELRRRLYVIIFGTDTSAGKLFDLTLLSLIIASFVVAVLDSVEQYHVEFHDVFLLAEIIFSLIFAIEYATRIWVSPNRWGYVKSLYGIIDLLSLLPILFLWVDPSAAHLVVVRVLRVLRLFRILRLTEFLVEEQLLIRAIQQSSKMIFIFFLIVAILATVFGSTMYVIEGPEHGFNSIPEGIYWAVVTITTVGYGDITPQTAIGKSVSTLVMLTGYSIIAVPTGVFTASLASELKSNHRSAFSCPHCGRFGHEKDANYCRHCGASMSAKRQTAKRLATKRGEDD
- a CDS encoding prolyl oligopeptidase family serine peptidase — its product is MHSLSFGSWPSKISAATLTAANRSVNYPQVCDDVLYWQESVADERRTTVCAMVEGECVSVLKTPYGIGTKANIYGGQCWTPTPHGLIFVNKGDQKIYLSNDHRVINISPKSEAYYADFHYCSALDCVVFIGEHPSEAGQPEATIEFIHLLTGEHRELYRTDNFCAAPTVSENGERIAWMSWSKDTMNWDASTISLADFRNGSLSKPTRLEECPRDGVFQPRFYDNSLWYCNDRSGWSKLYRHSLTTGDEDVAVELDRDIGRPLWLYGWSSYCFNANKVYSLSAREGVTQLWHASLAGKKPEMIELPFSQLEALHAFEDGVAFIASNWCTLPTLCTWSPSKGLIKLRMSAFEPTEIEWISKPEHLCFPTTDDSQAYGYFYPPKNPHYRGIERSLPPLIVMAHGGPTAANSETINYKIQFWTSRGYAVMDVNYRGSIGYGRHYRESLNGFWGRRDADDVIAAANFLIKSGRVHPNQVAIKGSSAGAYTLLQALRRTSPFKAAACHYGIGDLFALEAETHKFEAGYNRTLIGQLPESEAVYQQRSPLFHADEINCPIIFFQGLDDEVVKPEQTELLAAALDKRSVPHAALYFSNEGHGFRQADTIDQVLKAEHWFYSQRLGFDIDSSDLPKMGSAKNEVTLHHG
- the greB gene encoding transcription elongation factor GreB; this encodes MGRWRPPGEKKSNYITIEGAELMTQELRQLWKVERPQVTAVVSAAAKNGDRSENGDYIYGKKRLREIDSRVRYLTKRLDAVTIVDRKPTDSNKVFFGAWVTVENDEGVEQRYRIVGPDEFDREPSFISMDGPLAKALLGKCLDDEVSFNTVDGEKVVVIVAIEY